From a single Intestinibaculum porci genomic region:
- a CDS encoding NCS2 family permease, translated as MENFFKLEENGTNVKTEILAGITTFLAMAYILAVNPSILHDAGMPKSGVFFATAISSGVISILMGVLANYPVALSSGMGVNALFTYTIVAKMGLSWRGALACVLVSGIIFVLITVTNIRKMIINAIPSQLKLAIGAGIGFFVAFVGLKNAGIIVTSPATLVSLGSFTKPSVLLALIGIIVTLVLVVRNVPAGVFVGLVITAIIGVIMNALGFADMPQFTGVASANFDVSLVGQALNGFGELFSHPQCWLAIFSLLFVDFFDTAGTLVAVAGKTKLMDENGELKNVERALLADSIGTCFGALMGTSTVTSFVESASGVGVGGRTGLTACVTGVLFLLASFLSPLLSIVTYSVTAPALVVVGIMMAQQLKGIDWDNMIVASATFITVLVMILGYSISNGIAAGFIVYAAGMIAGGKAKEVNWIVWVLSLLFIFYFAVAPK; from the coding sequence ATGGAAAATTTCTTCAAATTAGAAGAAAATGGCACGAATGTCAAAACCGAGATTTTAGCTGGTATTACGACATTTTTAGCCATGGCCTACATTTTAGCTGTCAATCCAAGCATCTTACATGATGCCGGGATGCCAAAATCAGGCGTCTTCTTTGCGACGGCTATTTCTTCAGGCGTGATCAGCATCCTCATGGGTGTTCTTGCCAACTACCCAGTTGCTTTATCTTCCGGGATGGGCGTTAATGCGTTATTTACTTACACTATCGTTGCGAAGATGGGCTTAAGCTGGCGTGGCGCCTTAGCCTGTGTTTTAGTATCAGGGATTATCTTCGTTTTAATTACTGTTACGAATATTCGTAAGATGATCATCAATGCCATTCCATCGCAGTTAAAATTAGCGATCGGGGCCGGTATCGGTTTCTTCGTCGCTTTTGTTGGTTTAAAGAACGCTGGTATTATCGTGACTTCTCCAGCCACTTTAGTATCACTTGGTTCATTCACAAAACCATCTGTTTTATTAGCCTTGATTGGTATTATTGTCACTTTAGTGTTAGTTGTGCGTAATGTCCCAGCAGGCGTTTTCGTGGGCTTAGTCATTACCGCCATTATCGGTGTTATTATGAATGCCTTAGGCTTCGCGGATATGCCACAGTTTACCGGCGTTGCCAGTGCAAACTTTGATGTTTCATTAGTTGGTCAGGCACTTAACGGTTTTGGTGAATTATTCTCACATCCACAGTGCTGGTTAGCCATCTTCTCATTATTATTCGTCGATTTCTTTGATACTGCCGGAACGTTAGTAGCCGTTGCTGGTAAGACTAAATTAATGGATGAAAATGGCGAATTAAAGAACGTGGAAAGAGCTTTATTAGCTGATTCAATCGGGACTTGCTTTGGGGCTTTAATGGGGACTTCAACTGTCACTTCTTTCGTTGAATCCGCTTCTGGTGTTGGTGTCGGCGGCCGTACTGGTTTAACCGCTTGTGTCACTGGGGTATTATTCTTATTAGCTTCATTCTTATCACCATTATTATCGATTGTTACTTATTCCGTTACCGCACCTGCTTTAGTTGTCGTCGGCATTATGATGGCTCAGCAGTTAAAAGGCATCGACTGGGATAATATGATCGTCGCCAGTGCTACTTTCATTACGGTCTTAGTCATGATCTTAGGCTACTCAATTTCTAACGGGATCGCTGCTGGTTTCATCGTTTATGCAGCTGGCATGATCGCTGGTGGTAAAGCAAAAGAAGTCAACTGGATTGTTTGGGTTCTTTCCTTACTCTTCATCTTCTACTTTGCCGTTGCGCCAAAATAG
- a CDS encoding VanZ family protein, with the protein MKKEKVLRDNSHRWLLLARFCLIVLILVWMYVIFRFSAQNGTNSHEASDHVVDLLQRIVYVMTGKDVSVILATGSYRMYIEFAVRKCAHMFIYFVLSINVMLLLFTYKRMPMLKRMFISLLVCFLYACTDEFHQRFSAGRGASFRDVLIDTSGAAFGLIAALIIFCVIFTIYTTHQQRKIAKYNASLQ; encoded by the coding sequence ATGAAAAAAGAAAAAGTTTTACGGGATAATTCTCACCGTTGGCTCTTATTGGCCCGCTTTTGTCTGATTGTCCTGATTCTTGTCTGGATGTATGTCATCTTCCGCTTCAGTGCGCAAAATGGAACAAACTCCCATGAAGCGAGTGATCATGTCGTTGATCTTTTACAGCGCATTGTCTATGTCATGACCGGAAAAGATGTCAGTGTCATTTTAGCGACTGGCAGCTACCGCATGTATATCGAATTTGCGGTCCGTAAATGTGCCCACATGTTTATTTATTTTGTTTTATCCATCAACGTGATGTTATTGCTCTTTACTTATAAGCGCATGCCGATGCTTAAAAGGATGTTTATTTCCTTATTGGTTTGTTTCCTATATGCCTGCACCGATGAATTCCATCAGCGTTTCAGCGCTGGCCGAGGCGCTTCTTTCCGCGATGTCCTCATCGATACCAGCGGCGCCGCCTTTGGTCTCATCGCTGCGCTTATTATCTTTTGCGTAATCTTTACGATCTATACTACCCATCAGCAGCGTAAGATCGCGAAATATAACGCTTCTTTACAATAG
- a CDS encoding Hpt domain-containing protein gives MNREYLITLGIDYDDGLNRFVGNKDMYEKFLLSFKDDPSYAQMLTAIEAKDAKAAFNAAHSLKGLSGNLSMKKLYERVCVLVEELREGDLSHVDESLPPVTAAYQELVDGLK, from the coding sequence ATGAATCGAGAATATTTGATAACTTTAGGTATAGACTATGACGATGGACTCAATCGTTTTGTCGGCAATAAAGACATGTATGAAAAGTTCCTTTTGAGCTTCAAAGATGATCCTTCATACGCTCAGATGCTCACTGCCATTGAGGCAAAGGACGCCAAAGCCGCATTTAATGCAGCGCATTCTTTAAAAGGTCTATCTGGCAATTTATCCATGAAAAAGCTCTATGAGCGTGTTTGTGTCCTCGTGGAAGAACTGCGCGAAGGAGATCTCTCTCATGTTGATGAGTCACTTCCGCCAGTCACCGCTGCCTATCAGGAATTAGTAGATGGTCTCAAATAG
- a CDS encoding DUF4406 domain-containing protein, with protein sequence MKVYISQPYAFKSDEEIVKVREDIIKQLHAYLKDVEVLDSVIQKEQTFGLKQLSQSILVLSDADAIIFAPGWEKSRGCRIEHTIAEEFHIPIINLQKKD encoded by the coding sequence ATGAAAGTTTATATCTCACAGCCATATGCTTTTAAAAGTGATGAGGAAATTGTCAAAGTACGCGAGGATATTATTAAACAGTTACATGCTTATCTGAAAGATGTGGAGGTCTTAGATTCGGTTATTCAAAAGGAGCAGACGTTTGGCTTAAAACAGCTCTCTCAGAGTATTTTAGTACTCAGTGATGCGGATGCTATTATCTTTGCGCCCGGCTGGGAGAAGTCACGTGGCTGCCGGATAGAGCATACGATTGCCGAGGAATTTCATATTCCTATTATTAACTTACAAAAGAAGGATTAA
- a CDS encoding L-lactate permease, with translation MNMFVLFIIALLPIIWLIVAMSVLKMPGWKACVIALVATFLIAIDIKHMSVLNAATAGLEGIANALWPIIIVILAALFVYNLTLETGAMEKIKAMLAGVSTDKRILMLLIAFGFGNFMEGMAGFGTAVAIPAGILVGLGFDPLIAVVTCLVINSTPTAFGSVGVPTNTMSNITGLNVVGISSKVALIQLVVQFLIPFFAVIIMGKGPKALKGLIPFIVITDLAYIIPQYAVAAVIGPDLANIIGAIVCMVVVILLALKMKTPENPEYMVETSGKKLDINAKDAFIAWSPFIFIFLFLLLTSTLVAPIHDFLSLANSKIAFYTGKNPATLTFYWIDTPGVLILLAGLLGGALQKAPFGTMMRVLGRTVASNVKTMITICSVLAVAKIMGYSGMTSDISKVLVAVTGSAFPFISPLIGTIGGFVTGSGTSTTALFGAVQVETAKAIGANQYWLAAGNLMGAGLGKMICPQSIAIGSAAVGLAGRESEIMGKVVPWTVLFTVIGGIVCFVFPLIGLI, from the coding sequence ATGAATATGTTTGTTTTATTTATCATTGCCCTGCTCCCAATCATCTGGCTGATTGTGGCAATGAGTGTATTGAAGATGCCAGGATGGAAAGCCTGCGTCATTGCTTTAGTAGCAACTTTCCTGATTGCCATCGACATTAAACACATGAGCGTTCTCAATGCCGCTACGGCTGGTTTAGAAGGGATTGCCAATGCTCTGTGGCCAATCATTATCGTTATCTTAGCTGCTTTATTTGTTTATAACTTAACACTTGAAACAGGCGCTATGGAAAAGATCAAAGCGATGCTTGCCGGCGTATCAACAGATAAACGAATCTTAATGTTATTAATTGCTTTCGGTTTTGGTAACTTCATGGAAGGGATGGCTGGTTTCGGTACCGCTGTCGCTATTCCTGCGGGGATCTTAGTTGGTTTAGGCTTCGATCCATTAATCGCTGTTGTCACTTGCTTAGTCATCAACTCTACCCCTACAGCTTTCGGTTCTGTTGGTGTCCCAACCAATACGATGTCTAACATCACTGGTTTAAACGTTGTTGGTATTTCCAGCAAAGTAGCTTTAATCCAGTTAGTTGTTCAGTTCTTAATTCCATTCTTTGCCGTCATCATCATGGGTAAAGGTCCTAAAGCTTTAAAAGGTCTCATTCCTTTTATCGTCATCACTGACTTAGCTTACATCATTCCACAGTATGCTGTCGCAGCAGTCATCGGTCCAGATTTAGCAAATATCATTGGGGCGATCGTATGTATGGTTGTTGTCATCCTTTTAGCATTAAAGATGAAAACTCCAGAAAATCCAGAATACATGGTTGAAACCTCAGGTAAGAAACTTGACATCAATGCCAAAGATGCTTTCATCGCCTGGTCACCATTCATCTTCATTTTCTTATTCTTATTATTAACATCAACATTAGTTGCACCAATTCATGATTTCTTATCTTTAGCAAACTCTAAGATTGCTTTCTATACTGGTAAGAACCCTGCTACATTAACTTTCTATTGGATCGATACACCGGGTGTCTTAATCCTCTTAGCTGGTTTATTAGGTGGTGCACTGCAGAAAGCACCATTTGGTACAATGATGCGTGTCTTAGGCCGTACAGTAGCTTCTAACGTTAAAACAATGATCACTATCTGTTCCGTCTTAGCCGTTGCAAAAATCATGGGTTACTCAGGTATGACAAGTGATATCTCTAAAGTCTTAGTAGCCGTTACTGGTTCAGCCTTCCCATTCATTTCACCATTAATCGGTACAATCGGTGGTTTCGTTACTGGTTCAGGTACTTCTACAACAGCCTTATTCGGTGCAGTTCAGGTCGAAACAGCCAAAGCCATCGGTGCCAACCAGTACTGGTTAGCAGCCGGCAACTTAATGGGTGCAGGTTTAGGCAAGATGATCTGTCCTCAGTCAATCGCTATCGGTTCAGCCGCTGTTGGCTTAGCTGGTCGTGAATCTGAAATTATGGGTAAAGTTGTTCCTTGGACAGTTTTATTCACTGTGATCGGCGGCATCGTCTGCTTCGTTTTCCCATTAATTGGTTTAATCTAA
- a CDS encoding beta strand repeat-containing protein: MTNVFKKAIPLTVALTMMSSVPVMAYEKNETVYTKINSDGTVTYQMVNEHLTSNKKETIKDYSDLTDIKNTSGNEKMTQSGNDVTWQSKGSDIFYQGKTTTEIPVSVTPTYTIDGKKVSYKDAKGKKGHVVLTFDYKNNQKHQFEGKTVYTPFLCLLTTTFDSEKTKNLKVNNGKIINNGRRDLLVGVSLPGMHENYPDIKQFDDFNSIKIEYDTTDFDLSSLYSVASPKLLEEDGDINKLLDKVTDNFDKVDDLETATQKLVDGSSKLSSGAKTLANGTSTLSNGTSQLANGTSSLSSGAGKLSSGAKTLANGTSTLATGTAKLASGAKTLATGANTLTGGAQKLAKGTGSLAKGTKSLAKGASSLSAGAKKVNTGAGTLAKGTSSLHDGTKKLATGASSLATGANTLTEGAKTLATGTSTLAKGTNSLSTGATSLDDGAKKVNTGAGTLSTGATALHEGTQKLATGAASLATGANTLTEGAKTLANGTSSLATGTSSLKDGADKVDDGAQKVNTGASSLKDGAGKLAEGTTAYSKGLTDLQSGAKQLQTDGTKKVAAGAKKLNQSTAQLFGAVKDQASDLSKQLADNQTNLATLKNYNTNSATKIKESSETLDATITELREAGFTMQDLSAANNAANNKNKEEQLKKLNAVAEQLKQARTKLTALNQSLNVLSDDLKKTTVSGEITKINAIENALSSNSSQVTAPTDEEVKSAASAITEAYKTGDQSKISAAITNYGQLCGNQGAAKVVNNVAKAKDQLNDEITALNKIAEKQKDNQNTISSYQDQIKKDIDSINEYLNQINNSKDTMAKVQNLNIDSVMANLNSLSSNLDEIKQLPTLLTKNNAAIDKLSSSLQTVSDSMNKKGTDANSMGLVQAIGALNDGATSLANGAQEVSDNYDKLVDGIDTLTSSFGQISSGATDLSNGAKTLSDGTSSLATGTASLKAGAAQVNDGASKVNTGASSLASGANTLNEGAKTAAAGVNSVNDGAAKLDTGAKTLANGTASLATGANSLKSGAAQVNDGASKVNKGASSLASGATKLNDGAKTAKAGVDTLNSGAAKLDSGASTLAKGTKSLATGAATLNSGAKKVNNGTQEVNNGTQTLANGAVKLNNGVKTAVNGVNAVNSGAAKLNTGANTLATGAGTLATGANKVNSGAQQVNSGAGKLNTGAHTLATGANTLAKGMKEYKTSGIDKLTGAAKDIKKDKKLFDQLKKYSDDYKYTATNKDAKYTTRFVTIIENKD; encoded by the coding sequence ATGACAAACGTATTTAAGAAAGCTATTCCATTAACCGTGGCCTTGACAATGATGTCAAGTGTTCCAGTTATGGCCTATGAAAAGAATGAAACAGTTTATACCAAAATAAACAGTGACGGAACTGTCACTTATCAGATGGTTAATGAACATTTAACCAGCAATAAAAAAGAAACTATTAAGGATTATTCAGATTTAACAGATATCAAGAATACCTCTGGCAATGAAAAAATGACTCAGTCAGGTAATGATGTCACTTGGCAGTCAAAAGGCAGTGATATCTTCTATCAGGGGAAAACCACAACGGAAATACCTGTCAGTGTCACACCAACTTATACCATTGATGGTAAGAAAGTTTCTTATAAAGATGCCAAAGGTAAGAAAGGTCATGTTGTTTTAACCTTTGATTATAAGAATAATCAGAAACATCAGTTTGAAGGAAAGACCGTCTATACACCATTCCTTTGCTTATTAACAACTACCTTTGATTCAGAAAAGACCAAGAATTTAAAGGTTAACAATGGTAAGATCATCAACAATGGTCGTCGTGATTTATTAGTTGGTGTTTCATTACCAGGTATGCATGAAAACTATCCAGATATCAAACAGTTTGATGATTTCAACTCTATTAAGATTGAATATGATACAACTGATTTTGATCTTTCATCACTTTATTCAGTCGCTTCGCCAAAGCTTCTTGAAGAAGATGGTGATATCAATAAATTATTAGATAAAGTTACTGATAACTTTGATAAAGTCGATGATTTAGAAACAGCTACTCAGAAATTAGTCGATGGTTCTTCTAAATTATCATCAGGGGCTAAGACCTTAGCTAATGGTACTTCTACTTTATCAAATGGGACATCTCAGTTAGCTAACGGTACATCTTCTTTATCAAGCGGTGCTGGTAAATTAAGCAGTGGTGCTAAAACTTTAGCTAACGGTACTTCTACTTTAGCTACTGGTACTGCTAAGTTAGCTTCAGGTGCTAAGACTTTAGCTACTGGGGCAAATACTTTAACTGGCGGCGCTCAGAAGTTAGCTAAAGGAACTGGTTCTTTAGCTAAAGGGACTAAATCATTAGCTAAAGGTGCATCCTCCCTTTCAGCAGGTGCTAAGAAAGTCAATACAGGTGCTGGTACATTAGCTAAAGGCACTTCTTCATTACATGATGGTACGAAGAAATTAGCAACAGGTGCTTCTTCATTAGCAACCGGGGCAAATACCTTAACTGAAGGTGCTAAAACTTTAGCAACTGGTACTTCTACTTTAGCGAAAGGGACAAATTCACTTTCAACTGGTGCGACATCTTTAGATGATGGTGCTAAGAAAGTCAATACTGGTGCTGGAACATTATCAACCGGGGCTACTGCTTTACATGAAGGTACACAGAAATTAGCAACAGGTGCTGCTTCATTAGCAACTGGGGCGAATACTTTAACCGAAGGTGCTAAAACTTTAGCCAACGGGACTTCTTCATTAGCAACGGGTACAAGTTCATTAAAAGATGGTGCTGACAAAGTTGATGATGGTGCTCAGAAGGTTAATACCGGTGCAAGCTCATTAAAAGATGGTGCAGGTAAACTTGCTGAAGGTACAACAGCTTATTCTAAAGGCTTAACAGATTTACAGTCAGGCGCTAAACAGTTACAGACTGATGGAACTAAGAAAGTTGCCGCAGGTGCTAAAAAGTTAAATCAGAGTACAGCGCAGTTATTTGGTGCCGTTAAAGATCAAGCAAGCGATTTAAGTAAACAGTTAGCTGATAATCAAACAAATTTAGCAACTTTAAAGAATTATAATACCAATTCTGCAACTAAAATTAAGGAGTCATCAGAGACCCTTGATGCTACTATTACAGAATTGAGAGAAGCTGGTTTTACAATGCAGGATCTTTCAGCTGCAAATAATGCTGCAAATAATAAAAATAAGGAAGAACAACTTAAAAAATTAAATGCTGTTGCCGAGCAGTTAAAACAAGCGAGAACTAAACTCACTGCTTTAAATCAGAGTTTAAATGTATTAAGCGATGATTTAAAGAAAACGACAGTTTCAGGGGAAATTACAAAGATCAATGCAATTGAGAATGCTTTGAGCAGTAATTCTAGTCAGGTTACGGCTCCAACTGATGAAGAAGTTAAAAGTGCAGCATCTGCAATAACTGAAGCTTATAAAACTGGTGATCAAAGCAAGATTTCGGCAGCCATTACGAATTATGGTCAGTTATGCGGAAATCAGGGGGCTGCTAAAGTTGTTAACAATGTAGCCAAGGCTAAGGATCAGCTGAATGATGAGATTACCGCTTTGAATAAAATTGCTGAAAAGCAGAAAGATAATCAGAACACTATTAGTTCATATCAGGATCAAATCAAGAAGGATATTGATTCAATTAATGAATATTTAAATCAGATCAATAATAGCAAAGATACGATGGCTAAAGTTCAAAATTTAAATATTGATAGTGTAATGGCTAACCTTAATTCATTAAGCAGTAATTTGGATGAAATCAAGCAGTTACCAACATTATTAACAAAGAATAATGCAGCTATCGATAAGTTAAGTAGTAGTTTGCAGACTGTTAGCGATTCGATGAATAAGAAAGGTACTGATGCTAACTCTATGGGCTTAGTTCAGGCTATCGGGGCGTTAAATGATGGTGCAACTTCATTAGCAAACGGCGCTCAGGAAGTTTCTGATAACTATGATAAACTTGTAGATGGTATTGATACATTAACAAGCTCATTTGGTCAGATCTCTTCTGGAGCTACTGATTTATCTAATGGTGCGAAGACATTATCAGATGGTACTTCTTCATTAGCAACTGGTACTGCTTCATTAAAAGCTGGTGCTGCTCAGGTTAATGATGGTGCTTCTAAAGTGAATACAGGTGCTTCTTCATTAGCAAGTGGTGCAAATACCTTAAATGAAGGTGCTAAGACAGCTGCGGCTGGTGTAAACAGCGTCAATGATGGGGCTGCGAAACTTGATACTGGTGCGAAGACTTTAGCAAATGGTACTGCTTCATTAGCAACGGGTGCTAATTCGTTAAAGAGTGGTGCTGCGCAGGTTAATGATGGTGCTTCTAAAGTGAATAAAGGTGCTTCTTCATTAGCAAGTGGTGCAACGAAATTAAATGATGGTGCGAAGACTGCTAAAGCTGGTGTTGATACATTAAATAGCGGAGCTGCTAAACTTGATAGTGGTGCTTCAACTTTAGCAAAAGGTACGAAGTCATTAGCTACTGGTGCAGCGACATTAAATAGCGGTGCTAAGAAAGTCAATAATGGTACTCAGGAAGTTAATAACGGTACACAAACATTAGCGAATGGTGCCGTTAAGTTAAATAACGGTGTGAAGACAGCAGTTAATGGTGTCAATGCCGTGAATAGCGGAGCTGCTAAGTTAAATACGGGTGCTAATACATTAGCGACTGGGGCAGGTACTTTAGCTACTGGTGCTAATAAGGTCAATAGCGGTGCTCAGCAGGTCAACAGTGGTGCTGGTAAGTTAAATACTGGTGCTCATACGCTAGCGACTGGTGCCAATACCTTAGCGAAAGGTATGAAAGAATACAAGACTTCTGGTATTGATAAGCTGACTGGAGCTGCAAAAGATATCAAGAAGGATAAGAAGTTATTCGATCAGTTGAAGAAATACAGCGATGATTACAAGTATACAGCAACGAATAAAGATGCTAAGTATACGACAAGATTCGTGACAATTATTGAAAACAAGGACTAA
- a CDS encoding nucleoside/nucleotide kinase family protein: MIEVMIEEILKRKHRPVIIAIDGRCAAGKSTLALLLSEQPDATIFHMDDFYLQGRQRNI; this comes from the coding sequence ATGATTGAGGTAATGATCGAAGAAATCTTAAAAAGAAAACATCGGCCAGTCATCATTGCGATTGATGGACGCTGCGCTGCCGGGAAGTCGACGCTTGCCTTGTTATTAAGCGAGCAGCCTGATGCGACGATTTTTCATATGGATGACTTTTATTTACAAGGGCGGCAAAGGAACATATGA
- a CDS encoding TrkH family potassium uptake protein, whose amino-acid sequence MIHTSVATSHKKKQIMSPTKLVALSFLAVIFVGSILLTMPFANKGAVKPYIDNLFVSVSAVCVTGLTPITLIDTYNVFGQIVVMILIQIGGLGFLTFLYLFYFMTRRQISLANKMVFQEALNQDNLQRLPRILKTIVIYTGVVEGIAAILWGIALAPQYNLPKTIYYGIWHAVSGFCNAGFDLLGSNSLIHYQNNFLINFVVCAEIILGGLGFLVVLDILDKIKRERSHDCRFSFKRVIHSLSLHSKLVLIMTPTLLIGGTILFFIFEFNNPKTIGHMSLGWKLGASFFQSTTTRTAGFATVSMYDLRSVTKMLMCILMFIGGSPASTAGGIKTVTFALVVLMLIAVYKGREEVTVLGRRVKKRIVLRAFSVFALGLTACVLGVMVLSISEPHLQLANIMMEVFSAFGTVGLSASVTPTLSVIGKIVIMILMYTGRIGPVSLILLFTRKSQNRASKEIRYPDEDVIVG is encoded by the coding sequence ATGATACATACATCAGTGGCTACGTCTCATAAGAAAAAGCAGATTATGTCACCAACAAAATTAGTCGCTTTAAGTTTCTTAGCGGTTATTTTTGTGGGTTCAATCTTACTAACGATGCCTTTTGCGAATAAAGGGGCTGTTAAACCTTATATTGATAATCTGTTTGTCTCTGTATCAGCAGTTTGTGTAACCGGCTTAACTCCGATTACTTTGATCGACACTTATAATGTATTTGGACAAATTGTTGTGATGATTCTGATTCAGATTGGGGGACTTGGCTTTTTAACTTTCTTGTATCTTTTTTATTTTATGACAAGAAGGCAAATTTCACTTGCTAATAAAATGGTTTTTCAGGAGGCACTTAACCAGGATAACCTGCAGCGGCTGCCGCGAATCTTAAAAACAATTGTCATTTACACAGGGGTGGTCGAAGGGATTGCAGCGATTCTTTGGGGGATTGCCTTAGCCCCTCAATATAACTTACCCAAGACTATTTATTACGGCATCTGGCATGCTGTCAGTGGTTTCTGTAATGCCGGTTTCGATCTTCTTGGCAGCAACTCACTGATTCACTATCAAAATAATTTTCTCATCAACTTTGTAGTATGTGCCGAAATTATTCTTGGTGGTCTTGGCTTCTTAGTGGTCTTAGATATTTTAGATAAGATTAAAAGAGAACGCAGTCATGACTGTCGTTTTAGCTTTAAACGAGTGATCCATTCTCTATCTTTGCACTCTAAGCTGGTTTTAATTATGACGCCTACATTATTAATTGGCGGGACAATTCTTTTCTTTATTTTCGAATTCAATAACCCGAAAACGATCGGTCACATGTCTTTAGGATGGAAGCTTGGGGCTTCCTTCTTCCAGTCGACAACAACGCGTACAGCGGGTTTTGCGACGGTGAGCATGTATGACTTACGCAGTGTCACGAAAATGTTAATGTGTATTCTGATGTTTATTGGCGGTTCGCCAGCATCAACAGCCGGCGGGATCAAAACTGTTACCTTTGCATTAGTCGTCTTAATGCTGATTGCTGTTTATAAAGGGCGTGAAGAAGTAACCGTCTTAGGACGAAGAGTCAAAAAGAGAATTGTCTTAAGAGCGTTCTCCGTTTTTGCTTTAGGTTTAACGGCCTGTGTCTTAGGCGTAATGGTTTTATCCATTTCTGAACCGCATTTACAGTTAGCAAATATCATGATGGAAGTCTTTTCCGCTTTTGGTACCGTCGGCTTATCGGCTAGTGTAACGCCAACATTATCTGTGATTGGAAAGATCGTCATCATGATCTTAATGTATACCGGACGTATCGGTCCTGTTTCATTAATCTTATTATTCACCAGAAAATCACAAAACAGAGCAAGTAAAGAAATTAGATATCCTGATGAAGATGTTATCGTCGGGTAG
- a CDS encoding potassium channel family protein — translation MAKKTKQVAILGLGIFGSTLSETLSNYGVEVLAVDNDPTCVERVSEFVTRAVVADVTDKDQLLELGVNEFDTVVVSLSKHFEESVLCTMILKEFGVKDIIVKARTKRKSMILTKVGATQVINVEKDMAHRVAKTLLRRSIVDLIELDDEYSIVEIKAPNEWVGKTLRNLNVRTAYGMNIIGIRGQEDEKMNMDFLADYQVDREDHFLVVAKTKEIERWDYLMKD, via the coding sequence ATGGCAAAAAAAACAAAACAGGTGGCGATCCTGGGCTTAGGGATCTTTGGCTCCACTTTATCAGAAACCCTTTCTAATTATGGGGTAGAAGTCTTAGCAGTGGATAATGATCCAACCTGCGTAGAACGCGTCTCGGAATTTGTAACCCGTGCGGTTGTGGCTGATGTCACCGATAAAGATCAGTTATTAGAATTGGGCGTAAATGAATTTGATACAGTTGTTGTATCGCTTTCTAAGCACTTTGAAGAATCTGTCCTTTGTACGATGATCCTTAAAGAGTTTGGTGTGAAAGATATTATTGTTAAAGCCCGTACCAAACGAAAGAGCATGATTCTTACTAAAGTGGGGGCAACGCAGGTCATCAACGTCGAAAAAGATATGGCGCACCGCGTGGCTAAAACGCTCCTTCGCCGCAGTATTGTCGATTTGATTGAATTAGATGATGAATATTCAATCGTCGAAATCAAAGCGCCTAATGAATGGGTAGGGAAGACCTTACGTAACTTAAACGTCCGTACCGCTTATGGCATGAACATTATCGGCATTCGCGGTCAGGAAGATGAAAAGATGAATATGGATTTCTTAGCGGATTATCAGGTCGATCGGGAAGATCATTTCTTAGTCGTGGCAAAGACCAAAGAAATTGAACGCTGGGACTACCTTATGAAAGACTAA